A DNA window from Pyrus communis chromosome 3, drPyrComm1.1, whole genome shotgun sequence contains the following coding sequences:
- the LOC137729183 gene encoding L-galactose dehydrogenase-like, with product MASPPLPKVELRELGNTGLKLSCVGFGASPLGNVFGPVSDDEAIGSVREAFRRGINFFDTSPYYGGTLSEKVLGKSLKALGVPRSEYIVATKCGRYADGFDFSADRVTKSIDESLERLQLDYVDILQCHDIEFGSLDQIVNETIPALKTLKEAGKIRFIGITGLPLGIFTYVLDRIPAGTVDVVLSYCHFGINDSTLEDLLPYLKSKGVGIISASPLAMGLLTESGPPEWHPASAELKAACRAAAVYCKERGKNISKLALQYSLSKKDISSVLVGMNSVIQVEENVAAAVELVTIGKDEKTLAEVEAILKPVKNQTWPSGIQQS from the exons ATGGCTTCGCCACCGCTGCCAAAGGTTGAACTCCGAGAGCTCGGCAACACAGGCCTCAAGCTCAGCTGCGTCGGCTTCGGCGCCTCACCTCTCGGCAACGTCTTCGGTCCCGTCTCGGATGACGAAGCCATCGGCTCCGTTCGCGAAGCCTTCCGCCGAGGCATCAATTTCTTCGACACCTCTCC GTATTATGGAGGGACTTTGTCAGAGAAGGTGCTTGGTAAATCGCTAAAAGCTCTTGGTGTTCCTAGAAGCGAGTACATCGTGGCAACCAAGTGTGGACGCTATGCTGACGGTTTTGATTTTAGTGCGGATAGAGTGACTAAGAGCATTGATGAGAGCTTGGAGAGGTTGCAGCTAGATTATGTTGATATTCTGCAATGCCATGATATAGAATTTGGGTCTCTAGACCAG ATTGTAAACGAGACAATCCCTGCCCTAAAGACACTGAAAGAAGCCGGGAAGATTCGTTTCATTGGTATCACAGGACTTCCATTGGGAATTTTCACATATGTTCTTGATCGCATACCAGCTGGCACGGTGGACGTCGTCCTGTCATATTGCCACTTCGGTATTAATGATTCAACATTGGAGGATTTACTACCATACCTAAAGAGCAAAGGTGTTGGAATCATTAGTGCTTCTCCGCTTGCAATGGGTCTGCTTACTGAGAGTGGTCCTCCAGAATGGCACCCGGCATCTGCTGAACTGAAG GCTGCTTGCCGAGCTGCTGCTGTCTATTGTAAAGAGAGAGGGAAGAATATTTCAAAGTTAGCTCTGCAATACAGTTTGTCCAAGAAGGATATCTCATCAGTGCTGGTTGGCATGAACTCTGTTATTCAG GTTGAAGAAAATGTCGCTGCTGCCGTGGAGCTTGTGACCATTGGCAAGGATGAGAAAACTCTAGCAGAGGTTGAAGCTATTCTGAAACCAGTGAAGAATCAGACATGGCCTAGCGGAATCCAGCAGAGCTGA